A DNA window from Mya arenaria isolate MELC-2E11 chromosome 17, ASM2691426v1 contains the following coding sequences:
- the LOC128224583 gene encoding LIM homeobox transcription factor 1-beta.1-like isoform X2 — protein sequence MPATQRELCAGCCRLIDDRFLMRVVDLSWHEHCLQCSVCRAPLQGSCFVKDQKLFCRHDYDKIFRPKCSACMQQICPPNQLVMRAHDHVFHVHCFRCMACGQPLQKGDEFAVRHGQILCRIDFEKEMAFSAYSPKCDDSDSYDDDSDSGKPPKRPRTILTTSQRRKFKSAFEMNPKPCRKVRESLAAETGLSVRVVQVWFQNQRAKVKKIARRQNQDGGKGKKEGSGGDGADKVKVKSPTDKKDADDSESDSSFIGQSETNGVTTKGEARLFGDQMGNFDTDHSDSAYSSTNTGSHAYSNGSMLDDKMDSIDQLLGQDGRTMSGSNTLINPIDKLYSMQSSYFNAE from the exons ATGCCGGCCACCCAGCGCGAACTGTGTGCCGGATGTTGCCGGCTTATAGACGACCGGTTCCTGATGCGCGTCGTGGATCTTTCGTGGCACGAACACTGCCTCCAGTGTTCCGTGTGCCGCGCTCCGCTACAAGGCTCGTGCTTCGTCAAGGACCAGAAGTTGTTCTGTAGACACGATTACGACAA AATATTCCGACCAAAGTGTAGCGCGTGTATGCAGCAGATCTGCCCGCCAAACCAGCTCGTGATGCGCGCGCATGACCACGTGTTCCACGTGCACTGCTTTCGTTGTATGGCTTGTGGACAGCCGCTACAGAAAGGTGACGAATTCGCAGTCCGCCACGGACAGATCTTGTGCCGCATTGACTTCGAGAAAGAGATGGCTTTCAGCGCTTACAGCCCTAAAT GCGATGACAGCGACAGTTACGACGACGATAGCGACTCGGGGAAGCCACCGAAACGTCCACGGACTATCCTGACAACGAGCCAGCGCCGGAAATTCAAATCGGCGTTCGAGATGAACCCGAAGCCGTGCCGGAAGGTGCGCGAGTCACTGGCGGCGGAGACGGGCCTTAGCGTCCGGGTGGTGCAGGTCTGGTTCCAGAACCAGCGGGCTAAG GTAAAAAAGATTGCCCGGCGACAGAACCAGGACGGCGGCAAGGGTAAAAAGGAGGGGTCTGGTGGAGATGGGGCggacaaggtcaaggtcaaatcTCCCACCGATAAGAAGGACGCCGACGACAGCGAGTCAGACAGCAGTTTTATAGGCCAGTCAGAGACTAACG GCGTGACGACGAAGGGCGAGGCCCGGCTGTTCGGCGACCAGATGGGCAACTTCGATACAGATCACTCAG atTCTGCATACTCTAGCACAAACACTGGCTCACATGCCTACAGTAACGGGTCAATGTTGGACGACAAGATGGACTCCATAGACCAACTGCTCGGCCAGGACGGACGGACCATGTCGGGCTCAAATACGCTCATCAATCCGATTGATAAACTTTATTCCATGCAGTCGTCGTATTTCAACGCGGAATAG
- the LOC128224583 gene encoding LIM homeobox transcription factor 1-alpha-like isoform X3: MWTNCLPVPDTMGFVPHVQNIPDFSPPASFSGGMPATQRELCAGCCRLIDDRFLMRVVDLSWHEHCLQCSVCRAPLQGSCFVKDQKLFCRHDYDKIFRPKCSACMQQICPPNQLVMRAHDHVFHVHCFRCMACGQPLQKGDEFAVRHGQILCRIDFEKEMAFSAYSPKCDDSDSYDDDSDSGKPPKRPRTILTTSQRRKFKSAFEMNPKPCRKVRESLAAETGLSVRVVQVWFQNQRAKVKKIARRQNQDGGKGKKEGSGGDGADKVKVKSPTDKKDADDSESDSSFIGQSETNGVTTKGEARLFGDQMGNFDTDHSGRFCIL, from the exons ATGTGGACCAACTGTCTGCCTGTGCCGGACACCATGGGCTTCGTACCACACGTGCAGAATATACCGGACTTTTCCCCGCCAGCCTCATTCTCAG GCGGGATGCCGGCCACCCAGCGCGAACTGTGTGCCGGATGTTGCCGGCTTATAGACGACCGGTTCCTGATGCGCGTCGTGGATCTTTCGTGGCACGAACACTGCCTCCAGTGTTCCGTGTGCCGCGCTCCGCTACAAGGCTCGTGCTTCGTCAAGGACCAGAAGTTGTTCTGTAGACACGATTACGACAA AATATTCCGACCAAAGTGTAGCGCGTGTATGCAGCAGATCTGCCCGCCAAACCAGCTCGTGATGCGCGCGCATGACCACGTGTTCCACGTGCACTGCTTTCGTTGTATGGCTTGTGGACAGCCGCTACAGAAAGGTGACGAATTCGCAGTCCGCCACGGACAGATCTTGTGCCGCATTGACTTCGAGAAAGAGATGGCTTTCAGCGCTTACAGCCCTAAAT GCGATGACAGCGACAGTTACGACGACGATAGCGACTCGGGGAAGCCACCGAAACGTCCACGGACTATCCTGACAACGAGCCAGCGCCGGAAATTCAAATCGGCGTTCGAGATGAACCCGAAGCCGTGCCGGAAGGTGCGCGAGTCACTGGCGGCGGAGACGGGCCTTAGCGTCCGGGTGGTGCAGGTCTGGTTCCAGAACCAGCGGGCTAAG GTAAAAAAGATTGCCCGGCGACAGAACCAGGACGGCGGCAAGGGTAAAAAGGAGGGGTCTGGTGGAGATGGGGCggacaaggtcaaggtcaaatcTCCCACCGATAAGAAGGACGCCGACGACAGCGAGTCAGACAGCAGTTTTATAGGCCAGTCAGAGACTAACG GCGTGACGACGAAGGGCGAGGCCCGGCTGTTCGGCGACCAGATGGGCAACTTCGATACAGATCACTCAGGTAG atTCTGCATACTCTAG
- the LOC128224583 gene encoding LIM homeobox transcription factor 1-alpha-like isoform X1: protein MWTNCLPVPDTMGFVPHVQNIPDFSPPASFSGGMPATQRELCAGCCRLIDDRFLMRVVDLSWHEHCLQCSVCRAPLQGSCFVKDQKLFCRHDYDKIFRPKCSACMQQICPPNQLVMRAHDHVFHVHCFRCMACGQPLQKGDEFAVRHGQILCRIDFEKEMAFSAYSPKCDDSDSYDDDSDSGKPPKRPRTILTTSQRRKFKSAFEMNPKPCRKVRESLAAETGLSVRVVQVWFQNQRAKVKKIARRQNQDGGKGKKEGSGGDGADKVKVKSPTDKKDADDSESDSSFIGQSETNGVTTKGEARLFGDQMGNFDTDHSDSAYSSTNTGSHAYSNGSMLDDKMDSIDQLLGQDGRTMSGSNTLINPIDKLYSMQSSYFNAE, encoded by the exons ATGTGGACCAACTGTCTGCCTGTGCCGGACACCATGGGCTTCGTACCACACGTGCAGAATATACCGGACTTTTCCCCGCCAGCCTCATTCTCAG GCGGGATGCCGGCCACCCAGCGCGAACTGTGTGCCGGATGTTGCCGGCTTATAGACGACCGGTTCCTGATGCGCGTCGTGGATCTTTCGTGGCACGAACACTGCCTCCAGTGTTCCGTGTGCCGCGCTCCGCTACAAGGCTCGTGCTTCGTCAAGGACCAGAAGTTGTTCTGTAGACACGATTACGACAA AATATTCCGACCAAAGTGTAGCGCGTGTATGCAGCAGATCTGCCCGCCAAACCAGCTCGTGATGCGCGCGCATGACCACGTGTTCCACGTGCACTGCTTTCGTTGTATGGCTTGTGGACAGCCGCTACAGAAAGGTGACGAATTCGCAGTCCGCCACGGACAGATCTTGTGCCGCATTGACTTCGAGAAAGAGATGGCTTTCAGCGCTTACAGCCCTAAAT GCGATGACAGCGACAGTTACGACGACGATAGCGACTCGGGGAAGCCACCGAAACGTCCACGGACTATCCTGACAACGAGCCAGCGCCGGAAATTCAAATCGGCGTTCGAGATGAACCCGAAGCCGTGCCGGAAGGTGCGCGAGTCACTGGCGGCGGAGACGGGCCTTAGCGTCCGGGTGGTGCAGGTCTGGTTCCAGAACCAGCGGGCTAAG GTAAAAAAGATTGCCCGGCGACAGAACCAGGACGGCGGCAAGGGTAAAAAGGAGGGGTCTGGTGGAGATGGGGCggacaaggtcaaggtcaaatcTCCCACCGATAAGAAGGACGCCGACGACAGCGAGTCAGACAGCAGTTTTATAGGCCAGTCAGAGACTAACG GCGTGACGACGAAGGGCGAGGCCCGGCTGTTCGGCGACCAGATGGGCAACTTCGATACAGATCACTCAG atTCTGCATACTCTAGCACAAACACTGGCTCACATGCCTACAGTAACGGGTCAATGTTGGACGACAAGATGGACTCCATAGACCAACTGCTCGGCCAGGACGGACGGACCATGTCGGGCTCAAATACGCTCATCAATCCGATTGATAAACTTTATTCCATGCAGTCGTCGTATTTCAACGCGGAATAG